The Flavobacteriales bacterium genome contains the following window.
AAAAACCTAACTCAGCTATGAGAAAAGTTGCAAGGGTAAGATTAACTAATGGTAATGAGGTGAATGCCTACATACCAGGAGAGGGTCATAACTTGCAGGAACACTCGATTGTATTAGTTAGAGGTGGTAGAGTTA
Protein-coding sequences here:
- the rpsL gene encoding 30S ribosomal protein S12, whose product is KPNSAMRKVARVRLTNGNEVNAYIPGEGHNLQEHSIVLVRGGRVKDLPGVKYHVVRGALDTAGVDGRTQRRSKYGTKRPKQK